One Methanobacterium sp. genomic region harbors:
- a CDS encoding helix-turn-helix domain-containing protein yields the protein MTENKKYCCPVAAAIDEIGGKWKPLILWALKDQTLRFSEINRELSAITQRMLTKQLRELERDDLVNRKVYAEVPPKVEYSLTAKGKSVIPILKSLCDWGEEYCKSKICLNVLE from the coding sequence ATGACTGAAAATAAAAAGTACTGCTGTCCAGTAGCTGCAGCAATAGATGAAATAGGTGGAAAATGGAAACCACTAATTTTATGGGCATTAAAAGATCAAACGTTAAGGTTCAGCGAAATTAATAGGGAATTGTCTGCTATAACACAGCGCATGCTTACAAAACAGCTCCGGGAATTGGAAAGGGATGATTTAGTTAACAGAAAGGTCTATGCAGAAGTGCCTCCAAAAGTGGAATACTCGCTTACTGCAAAGGGTAAATCAGTTATACCTATTTTAAAATCACTCTGTGACTGGGGAGAAGAGTACTGTAAATCTAAAATCTGTTTAAATGTACTGGAATAA
- a CDS encoding DUF2769 domain-containing protein has product MAKVPKNEETMIKCICNACPTYNECMQSGKLGVFCSAGDEIRCFENEQGCNCQDCTVSSDFDFSTVYHCKDGSADRQIESRSR; this is encoded by the coding sequence ATGGCAAAAGTCCCAAAAAATGAAGAAACCATGATAAAGTGCATCTGTAATGCATGCCCTACCTACAATGAATGCATGCAGAGCGGAAAATTAGGAGTATTTTGCTCCGCAGGTGATGAAATAAGATGTTTTGAAAATGAACAAGGTTGTAACTGTCAGGACTGCACAGTTTCATCAGATTTTGATTTCTCCACTGTTTACCACTGCAAAGATGGATCGGCCGACAGGCAAATTGAATCCAGATCAAGATAA
- a CDS encoding Mrp/NBP35 family ATP-binding protein, with protein MVSEEEERKKAVMEQEVEIIKRMSKIKHKIAVMSGKGGVGKSTVSVNLAAAFAKRGYKTGIMDADVHGPNVPKMLGVEGKNLGYSEDGITPVETEEGIKVMSVGFFLSSQDTPVIWRGPAKTGAIKQFFAEVNWGDLDVLIIDNPPGTGDEPLTVLQTIPLDGVVLVTTPQSVVQEDVTKGVNLVKNLNIPIIGVIENMSGFICPHCENEILIFGKGTGTKLAEEMGIPFLGRLPLDVETAASSDIGTPVIIKEPQSEISVRISKIVDKIESQIISKS; from the coding sequence ATGGTTTCTGAAGAAGAAGAGCGTAAAAAAGCGGTAATGGAACAGGAAGTTGAAATTATAAAAAGAATGAGTAAGATCAAGCATAAAATTGCAGTAATGAGTGGAAAAGGAGGAGTGGGTAAATCCACAGTATCAGTAAATTTAGCCGCTGCATTTGCAAAGAGAGGATATAAAACGGGTATTATGGACGCAGATGTACATGGGCCAAATGTTCCAAAGATGTTGGGAGTAGAAGGAAAAAATTTAGGTTACAGTGAAGATGGTATAACACCTGTTGAAACTGAAGAAGGAATAAAAGTCATGTCTGTAGGATTTTTCTTATCTTCACAGGATACTCCGGTTATCTGGAGAGGCCCTGCAAAAACAGGGGCAATAAAACAATTTTTTGCAGAAGTTAACTGGGGAGATTTAGATGTTTTAATCATTGATAACCCTCCAGGAACTGGAGATGAGCCTTTAACTGTTTTACAGACTATTCCATTAGATGGTGTTGTTTTAGTTACCACGCCTCAATCTGTAGTTCAGGAAGATGTAACCAAGGGTGTAAATTTAGTTAAAAATTTAAATATTCCAATTATTGGAGTTATAGAGAATATGTCTGGTTTCATCTGCCCCCACTGTGAAAATGAAATTTTGATATTCGGTAAAGGTACGGGTACTAAACTGGCGGAAGAAATGGGCATTCCTTTCCTTGGAAGGTTGCCGTTAGATGTAGAAACAGCAGCTTCTTCTGATATTGGGACTCCTGTTATAATTAAAGAGCCGCAATCAGAGATTTCAGTTAGGATATCAAAAATTGTGGATAAAATTGAGTCACAAATTATCAGCAAATCTTAA
- a CDS encoding DUF120 domain-containing protein, which translates to MKIKGIVVSGTKKGAYFMSQSIYRDQFEDKLHFRPFIGTLNVHVEDNDSQKVEKLLESDIPEIKGEKTFGDVKFKKATLNDEVEGAVIFPEKTHHSKDVVEFIAPQNLKERFHISDGSSVTINIPD; encoded by the coding sequence ATGAAAATTAAAGGTATTGTAGTTTCAGGAACAAAAAAAGGCGCATATTTTATGTCTCAATCAATTTACAGGGATCAATTTGAAGATAAACTTCATTTCAGGCCATTCATTGGTACTTTAAATGTCCATGTTGAAGATAATGACTCACAAAAGGTTGAAAAACTTTTAGAAAGCGATATTCCCGAAATAAAAGGTGAAAAAACTTTTGGTGATGTTAAATTTAAAAAAGCAACTCTAAATGATGAAGTTGAAGGAGCAGTGATTTTTCCGGAAAAAACTCATCATTCAAAAGATGTTGTTGAGTTTATAGCTCCTCAAAATCTTAAAGAAAGGTTCCATATTAGTGATGGAAGTTCCGTAACTATAAATATTCCAGATTAA
- a CDS encoding copper-translocating P-type ATPase produces the protein MKINHEDPEHEMKHMHPEEMDKCVVCGEKLSKKHKMESGHVHSGMINDLKKRFIISIIVTIPILFLSPLVQEIFGISGYTKFPGDSYILFLLSSFVYFYGGYPFFKGIYNEFKSRTPGMDTLITVAITSAYIYSSAVVFGLSGSIFFWELATLIDIMLIGHWLEMKSVLGASSALEELAKLMPSSAHKLTSDGKIMEVSLEELNVGDQVIVKPGEKVPVDGEIVNGSTSIDESMLTGESEPVFKKESDEVIGGSINGDGSITVEIKKTGANSFLSQVISLVDEAQASKSKTQDLANRFALWLTLISLTGAFITFSVWLVLTHQSLNFALERSVTVMVITCPHALGLAVPLVVAVSTALSASNGLLIRNRAAFEKARNVSAIIFDKTGTLTEGKFGVTDIIALNNEYSEDKVLKYASSLETYSEHPIAKGIVSASEETFPVEDFKAIPGKGVEGKVNGKYVEVVSPGYLKELNISFNDEKMKKLSLQGKTIVFVVVDGDLKGAVALADIIRSESKKAISKLKDMGIKCIMITGDKKEVAKWVSNEIGLDEYFAEVLPQEKAEKVKKIQSEGLIVAMTGDGINDAPALAQADVGIAIGAGTDVAIETGDVILVKSNPLDALYIIKLAKSTYRKMIQNLIWGTGYNIFAIPIAAGVLYAYGIILTPAAGAILMSVSTIIVAFNSRFLKIEK, from the coding sequence ATGAAAATCAACCATGAAGATCCTGAACATGAAATGAAACACATGCACCCTGAGGAAATGGACAAATGTGTTGTGTGTGGAGAAAAATTAAGCAAAAAACATAAAATGGAAAGTGGACACGTTCATTCGGGGATGATTAACGATTTAAAAAAGCGATTTATAATATCTATAATTGTAACTATCCCTATTCTTTTTTTATCGCCTTTAGTTCAGGAAATATTTGGCATTAGTGGATATACCAAGTTTCCAGGTGATTCCTATATACTGTTCCTACTGTCATCATTTGTTTACTTCTATGGAGGGTATCCTTTTTTTAAGGGCATTTATAATGAATTTAAATCAAGAACTCCCGGAATGGATACATTAATTACAGTAGCAATCACAAGCGCATATATTTACAGCAGTGCAGTCGTTTTTGGCCTCAGCGGAAGTATATTTTTCTGGGAATTAGCCACCCTTATAGATATCATGCTTATAGGGCACTGGCTTGAAATGAAATCCGTGCTAGGAGCTTCCAGTGCACTTGAAGAACTTGCAAAGCTCATGCCCTCAAGCGCACATAAATTAACATCTGATGGAAAAATAATGGAAGTTTCACTGGAAGAATTGAATGTAGGAGACCAGGTCATTGTTAAACCTGGAGAAAAAGTTCCTGTGGATGGAGAAATTGTAAATGGAAGTACTTCTATCGATGAATCAATGCTTACAGGTGAATCGGAGCCTGTTTTCAAAAAAGAAAGCGATGAAGTTATAGGGGGCTCTATAAATGGGGATGGATCAATTACAGTAGAAATTAAAAAAACCGGTGCAAATTCTTTTCTTTCCCAGGTTATAAGTCTTGTTGATGAAGCACAGGCAAGTAAATCAAAAACTCAGGATTTAGCAAACCGTTTTGCACTTTGGCTTACACTCATATCCCTTACAGGCGCTTTTATAACATTTTCAGTATGGCTGGTACTGACCCATCAAAGTCTTAATTTTGCACTTGAAAGATCCGTAACAGTGATGGTCATTACATGCCCCCATGCCCTTGGACTTGCTGTTCCACTGGTTGTTGCAGTGTCTACAGCATTGTCTGCAAGTAATGGTCTATTAATACGAAACCGCGCGGCATTTGAAAAAGCCAGGAATGTTAGTGCAATAATATTTGATAAAACTGGTACATTAACAGAAGGAAAATTTGGGGTAACTGATATCATTGCTTTAAACAATGAGTATAGTGAAGATAAAGTTCTAAAATATGCTTCATCTCTTGAAACTTATTCTGAACACCCTATTGCTAAAGGTATTGTCTCAGCTTCTGAAGAAACTTTTCCTGTAGAAGACTTCAAGGCAATTCCAGGGAAAGGTGTAGAAGGTAAGGTTAATGGTAAATATGTTGAAGTTGTAAGCCCCGGATATTTAAAGGAACTTAACATTTCATTTAACGATGAAAAAATGAAAAAACTTTCTTTGCAGGGAAAAACCATTGTTTTTGTGGTTGTTGATGGAGACTTAAAAGGTGCCGTTGCCCTTGCAGATATCATAAGATCCGAATCAAAGAAAGCTATTTCTAAACTTAAAGATATGGGAATTAAATGCATAATGATTACAGGAGATAAGAAAGAGGTTGCAAAGTGGGTATCAAATGAAATAGGGCTTGATGAATATTTTGCAGAAGTTTTACCACAAGAAAAGGCAGAAAAAGTAAAAAAAATCCAGTCTGAAGGATTAATTGTGGCCATGACTGGTGATGGTATCAATGACGCCCCTGCACTCGCCCAGGCAGATGTAGGCATTGCAATTGGCGCAGGTACAGATGTTGCTATTGAAACTGGAGACGTGATCCTTGTAAAAAGTAATCCTCTGGATGCACTGTACATAATTAAGCTTGCAAAGTCAACTTACAGAAAAATGATCCAAAATTTGATCTGGGGTACTGGATACAACATTTTCGCAATTCCAATTGCAGCAGGAGTTCTTTACGCATATGGAATTATATTAACTCCTGCAGCAGGAGCCATACTAATGTCGGTGAGTACTATCATCGTGGCTTTTAATTCAAGGTTTTTGAAAATCGAAAAATGA
- a CDS encoding amidohydrolase family protein, which produces MTTYSLIHNGTLINGTGDEPLLNAAILIKDNKIVAVGEENSIFLPDEEIKRVDAGGMFILPGFIDTHMHIMANGFKDKDTLYDPLSLYFYKGAENCRKTIEAGVTTVRDAGLADLGVKMAIEQGLIPGPRILISVMPLSITGGHFDFWRASGFDIKISYPSLPEHICDGVEEVRKRVREIIRCKADFIKVMVTGGVMSANDGPEHTQFTVEELKVMVEEGKNHGGIKVMAHGHGAEGIKNALKAGAHSIEHGSYLDDEAIQMMIDHSTYLVPTFVVMHHNKKLAEAGELPEWGIEQALEIVDIHKENIKKAYEAGVHIAMGTDCGVVSHGINLEELGFLCDIGMSAEEAIVAGTKTAAECIGYDDKIGTVEASKLADIIICKKDPIAHIKSLGNPDNIILVMKDGKIVKDLRN; this is translated from the coding sequence ATGACAACATATTCTCTTATCCATAACGGGACTTTAATTAACGGCACTGGAGATGAACCTCTCCTCAATGCGGCCATTTTAATTAAAGATAATAAAATCGTTGCAGTTGGTGAGGAAAACTCAATTTTCCTGCCTGATGAGGAAATTAAAAGGGTTGATGCCGGCGGAATGTTCATTTTGCCGGGATTCATAGACACCCATATGCACATAATGGCAAACGGGTTTAAAGATAAAGATACACTCTATGATCCCCTTTCACTCTATTTTTATAAAGGCGCGGAAAACTGCAGGAAAACAATTGAAGCAGGTGTAACTACCGTAAGAGATGCGGGTCTTGCCGATTTAGGCGTTAAGATGGCAATTGAACAGGGATTGATACCAGGCCCCAGAATACTGATCAGTGTAATGCCCCTTTCTATAACTGGCGGACATTTTGATTTCTGGCGTGCTTCAGGTTTTGACATCAAGATTTCTTACCCCAGTCTCCCCGAACATATTTGTGATGGTGTGGAGGAAGTACGTAAAAGAGTTAGAGAAATAATCCGCTGCAAAGCAGATTTTATTAAAGTAATGGTCACAGGCGGAGTTATGAGCGCCAATGACGGCCCAGAACATACACAGTTTACAGTGGAAGAATTGAAAGTTATGGTGGAAGAAGGGAAAAATCATGGCGGCATAAAAGTAATGGCACACGGACATGGGGCTGAAGGCATTAAAAATGCCCTTAAAGCAGGTGCTCATTCAATAGAACACGGCAGTTACCTGGATGATGAAGCAATTCAAATGATGATAGATCATAGCACATACCTGGTGCCGACATTTGTAGTTATGCACCACAACAAAAAACTTGCCGAAGCAGGCGAGTTACCTGAATGGGGAATAGAACAAGCCCTTGAAATAGTTGACATACATAAAGAAAATATAAAGAAAGCTTATGAAGCTGGTGTTCACATTGCAATGGGTACTGACTGTGGTGTTGTGTCCCATGGGATTAATCTGGAGGAATTAGGCTTTTTATGTGATATAGGGATGAGTGCAGAAGAAGCCATAGTAGCAGGGACTAAAACTGCTGCTGAATGCATTGGATATGATGACAAAATTGGTACAGTTGAAGCCTCCAAATTAGCAGACATTATAATCTGTAAAAAGGATCCTATTGCACATATAAAGTCTCTTGGAAATCCAGATAATATAATACTGGTAATGAAAGATGGAAAAATTGTAAAAGACCTCAGAAATTAA